The Falsibacillus albus genomic interval CTGAACGTACTTGAGCCGCTTGCCGTGATTGCACTGTCACTCGGCTTGAAGTATCCAGGCACGTGGCTTGATCAAATGTGGAAGGCGCTGTTCGACGTTCATGCCCATGACAGCATCGGCGGCTGCAACTCGGATGACACGAATGCCGATATTATGCACCGCCTCGAAAAAGTGAACCGTACAGCAGACGGACTGTTGAACATTTTGAAAAAGCAAATGACAGAAGCCGTAAGTCGCAAGCTTTCGAAAGACAACGTGCTTGTCCTATTTAACACAAAGCCGCAACGAACAACTGAGACGATCGAAACGGTCATTTTTACAAAAGCCGAACAATTTGCGATTCGCAATTTGACTGGGGAAGAAATGGAATGTGAGCTCCTGGATCAGGAATATGTAAGCGGCGGGAAAAAAATCGTCGTGACCGCAGAAGGCGAGAAGGAGGTCGAGGTTCCGGGTTATTACCGCTCGGTTGTTTCGGTCAAAGCGGTCGATCTTCCTGCGATGGGCTATGCCGTCTATGAAGTGGTCGAAGGTGAAAAAATGGCGCACAAGCTGGCGGGAGCAAACGACAATTCGATTGCCAATGAACTTTTTGACCTATCACTGGCAGACGGGCAGCTGTCGCTTTTCCACAAGCCTTCCGGAAAGGTATTGACGAACTTTTTGACATTCGAAAATGTGGCGGATGCCGGGGATTCCTACGATTTTTCCCCAATGGCTGGCGATTCAGAACTAATTCTAGACCACGCGGAGCTTTTATCTGTTGAAAAAGGGTCGTTCACCGAAAAAATGACGGTGCGCCACTTGATGGATGTACCTGCTGATTTGGCAGAGCGTGAAGCAAATGAAAATAGCGGTCGCTTGGAAATCGTGACAACGATCGAGCTGCGCAAAGGAGAGGAGTTCCTTCGCGTCGCCCATGAAATTGATAATGAGGTGAAGGACCACCGCGTACGTGCACTATTGAAGACACCGGTCATCAAGCCGGAAACGTCCTTTGCCGATCAAGGATTCACCGTCCTGGAACGCAGAACGGAGAATCCATATTTGCAGGATTGGCGTGAAAAGGGCTTTGCAGAGGCACCGGTTCCGATCTACCCGATGGAGAATTTTGCAGGCGTGCGAAGCGGAGAAGGAACGCTAGGCGTCATGACAAAAGGGCTGAAGGAATATGAGGTGCTGGCAGAAACTAGCGAGCTGGCAGTCACTCTTTTCCGAAGCGTCGGACTGCTTGGAAGGGACGATCTGATCTGGCGTCCTGGGCGTGCATCCGGCATCAACAACAAGGTCGTTTACACCCCGGATGCGCAAATGCAGAAGAAGATGATCTTTGAATATGCGGTTTATTTTTCAGATGAAAAAGCGGAGAGCGAGTATATGTTCCGCATGACCGATTCATATCTCGCCCGCCATGCTGCCTATCAGAAGCAGAGCTTGAATACGTTTGAAGAACGTCTGGAACGTTTTGAAATCCCGTATCCGGTCAAGGAGATGGATGCCTCGTATTCCTTGTTCGAAACGAGCAATCCGGCCATTTTTATGAGCGTGTGCAAGCGGGCTTATGAAGATTCAAGCATCATCGTCCGCCTGTTCAACCCGGGTGAGCAAATGGAGAGGACCATGGTGGAATCTCCGTTTGGTATGGTCGAAACGAATCTATATGAACGGGAGCTTCAGCCTGTCAAAGGCGAAGTCAAGATCCCTGCAAAAGGTTATGTGACATTGAAACTGACAAAAAGGGATGTGGCAGAATGAGCTTGATCAAGGCAATCGAAGAAAAACTGCATGAGATTTACGGCAAGGATTTCCGGGAAGAGTACGTCGCGAAGTTCCGTGGGTTCATCGAACGCTGGGAAGAAAAACGGGTTCAGCCGAATGCGCCGATTTCGGAAAAAAATGTGTACTTGATCACGTATGGCGACAGTATCTTTGAAAAAGGCAAGCCGACACTCGAGACGCTAAGGACCTTTTTAAACGAAAAAGTGAAGGGGGCAGTGACGGATGTACACTTGCTTCCGATGTTTCCATATACGTCCGATGACGGCTTTTCCGTGACCGACTATCGTCAAATCAATCCGGAGCTTGGCGATTGGTCCGAGATCAATGGATTGGCGGAGGATTACCGATTGATGTTTGATTTTGTCGCCAACCATATTTCGAAAAGCAGCGACTGGTTCAAGGGATATATGAATGGCGATCCGGAATTTCAGGATTATTTTATCGCGAAGGATCCGGCATTCGATGCGAGCCAGGTTGTCCGTCCTCGTACGTCACCGTTATTCCACGAATACGGGGATAAGACCGCTTGGACGACATTCAGCGAGGATCAGGTCGATGTGAATTTCCGCCATTTCCCGGTGTTGCTGGAGATGACGGAAATCTTGATGGAGTATGCTTATCAAGGTGGGACAAGCATCCGCCTTGATGCGATCGGGTTCATTTGGAAGGAGTCCGGTACGTCTTGTATGCACCTGCCGCAGGCGCATGCGATCATCCAGCTGTGGCGGACGGTGCTCGATCATTTTGTCCCGAATACGCAGATCATCACGGAAACGAACGTGCCACATCAGGAGAACATCAGCTACTTCGGCAATGGACTGAACGAGGCGCATATGGTGTATCAATTCACCTTGCCGCCGCTCGTACTGCACAGCTTTACGACGCACAATGCGGAAAAATTGACGAAGTGGGCAAAGACCATCAAACCGGTTTCTGAGGAAGCGACATATTTCAATTTCCTTGCGAGCCATGATGGCATCGGGATGCGTCCGACAGAGGGCATTTTAACCGAAGCGGAAAAGCAGGTGCTAGCGGACAAAGTAACTGAAAATGGCGGGCGTGTTTCATATAAAAGCAATCCGGACGGCACGCAGTCCGTCTATGAACTGAACATCAATTACTCTGAGGCGCTCGTGAATAAAGGCGAGGATGTGACAGAGGAGCAGGAGATTCAAAAGATGCTTGCGGCCCACTCGATCCTGCTTTCGGTGATCGGTGTCCCGGCGATTTACTACCATTCCCTGCTTGGTTCGAAAAATGACTACGCAGGTCTGGAGGAATCCGGCATCAATCGTCGAATTAATCGAGAGAAGCTGGAAATCGGCCGGATTCTTGAGGAACTTGAAAGCGACCCGCGCCGGAAAGGTATTTTTGAAGGGTTGAAAAAGTTGATCGGCATCCGTCAAGCTGAGTCCGTATTTTCTCCTTACGCACCACAGGAAGTGATGGAGTTGGGAAAAAGCGTATTTGCTGTGAAGCGTGAAAACGAAGAAACAGGAGAAACGGTGTACGCTGCGGTGAACGTTTCCAATGCGGAAGCGACCATCGACATGGGTGTTGCCGGAATTGACCTGATCACTGGTCAGAAAGTAGAAGGCCCAATCACTCTAGCGCCATACGGCTTCGTATGGGTAAAATAAACATAAGCTAAGTACACCCCCCACCCCCATAGGTGACAGGCACCAAAGGGGGTGGGGTGAATGTATATCGAGGTGACTATGGATGAAGAAGTTTTTGATTGCATCGGATTCATATAAAGGTTCATTATCTGCATTGGAAGTCGGAGAAGCGGCAAAGAAGGGGATTTTGAGTGTCCACCCTGACGCAGAAGTCAAGATCTCGCCGATGGCCGATGGAGGTGAAGGGACGATTGAAGCGCTGCTGCAAACTGTTCCTGGGAAAGAGATCGAAGTGGAGGTGCACGATC includes:
- a CDS encoding glycoside hydrolase family 38 N-terminal domain-containing protein, with the translated sequence MKKKRVYVVPHSHWDREWYFTIEDSNVLLAENLDHLMDVLENDPDYMGYVFDAQASLVEEYLKVRPDQMERLKSLIEAKRIFVGPWYTQTDSLLVHKESVIRNLLYGTRICQDMGHSMGVGYLPDIFGQNAYLPSIFQGFDIDYSVLQRGIYTDQLNGDLNFMWTSPDGNSVKANNIYFGYGPGKFLEASDEYMEERLMPMLEKLADLNTNTDSLLLPAGGDQVLVREHFPATVAELNRKDDEHEYILSDYETFMKETWSLDGEKFENKIDGELMATQKSRIHSTIRSQRYDIKELNARVENKILNVLEPLAVIALSLGLKYPGTWLDQMWKALFDVHAHDSIGGCNSDDTNADIMHRLEKVNRTADGLLNILKKQMTEAVSRKLSKDNVLVLFNTKPQRTTETIETVIFTKAEQFAIRNLTGEEMECELLDQEYVSGGKKIVVTAEGEKEVEVPGYYRSVVSVKAVDLPAMGYAVYEVVEGEKMAHKLAGANDNSIANELFDLSLADGQLSLFHKPSGKVLTNFLTFENVADAGDSYDFSPMAGDSELILDHAELLSVEKGSFTEKMTVRHLMDVPADLAEREANENSGRLEIVTTIELRKGEEFLRVAHEIDNEVKDHRVRALLKTPVIKPETSFADQGFTVLERRTENPYLQDWREKGFAEAPVPIYPMENFAGVRSGEGTLGVMTKGLKEYEVLAETSELAVTLFRSVGLLGRDDLIWRPGRASGINNKVVYTPDAQMQKKMIFEYAVYFSDEKAESEYMFRMTDSYLARHAAYQKQSLNTFEERLERFEIPYPVKEMDASYSLFETSNPAIFMSVCKRAYEDSSIIVRLFNPGEQMERTMVESPFGMVETNLYERELQPVKGEVKIPAKGYVTLKLTKRDVAE
- a CDS encoding alpha-amylase family glycosyl hydrolase, with product MSLIKAIEEKLHEIYGKDFREEYVAKFRGFIERWEEKRVQPNAPISEKNVYLITYGDSIFEKGKPTLETLRTFLNEKVKGAVTDVHLLPMFPYTSDDGFSVTDYRQINPELGDWSEINGLAEDYRLMFDFVANHISKSSDWFKGYMNGDPEFQDYFIAKDPAFDASQVVRPRTSPLFHEYGDKTAWTTFSEDQVDVNFRHFPVLLEMTEILMEYAYQGGTSIRLDAIGFIWKESGTSCMHLPQAHAIIQLWRTVLDHFVPNTQIITETNVPHQENISYFGNGLNEAHMVYQFTLPPLVLHSFTTHNAEKLTKWAKTIKPVSEEATYFNFLASHDGIGMRPTEGILTEAEKQVLADKVTENGGRVSYKSNPDGTQSVYELNINYSEALVNKGEDVTEEQEIQKMLAAHSILLSVIGVPAIYYHSLLGSKNDYAGLEESGINRRINREKLEIGRILEELESDPRRKGIFEGLKKLIGIRQAESVFSPYAPQEVMELGKSVFAVKRENEETGETVYAAVNVSNAEATIDMGVAGIDLITGQKVEGPITLAPYGFVWVK